A genomic region of Rhipicephalus sanguineus isolate Rsan-2018 chromosome 3, BIME_Rsan_1.4, whole genome shotgun sequence contains the following coding sequences:
- the LOC119388277 gene encoding uncharacterized protein LOC119388277 — MPSCCVPGCKSRGSQGVPATSYHLFPKDAVRRTKWIEAIWPPHIRREPAKEAHVCSKHFLEEHFDRTSAFKVRLREHAVPTLLLPHPVQQGYRAPDAASTDSSFDSPQLMQGCAEGLLLLAQVAATSHEGLQACLSTPASPDLAAGFHGQSTLQQEAMDIQHESADPISLPDPDPSNLSASHFIEPALVQTPMDIGEESEAQASIATPGPSGQVAGIQWEPAHEQELQRPEDMPAPFETPRKRKQAKVDTPEKAFLRARTARLASEQQRSRKAIKRLQQSKRRLKKQNAELKSVLKTLTKENILLREQVSVLDTLECTIAMHPYGVALGFDILRHDSSVSSTAEAW, encoded by the exons atgcccagctgttgtgtGCCAGGATGCAAGTCGCGCGGCTCACAAGGAGTACCAGCCACCTCCTACCATTT GTTTCCCAAAGATGCCGTTCGTCGGACAAAGTGGATAGAAGCAATTTGGCCCCCGCATATTCGCCGGGAACCTGCCAAGGAAGCTCATGTttgttcgaagcatttcttagaggaGCATTTTGATCGCACGTCCGCGTTCAAAGTCCGCCTACGAGAGCATGCAGTTCCTACTCTCTTG CTACCTCATCCAGTACAACAAGGTTATAGAGCACCTGATGCAGCAAGCACCGATTCATCCTTTGATTCCCCTCAGCTCATGCAAGGTTGCGCTGAAGGCTTGCTGCTGCTTGCACAG GTTGCTGCAACTTCTCATGAAGGCCTCCAAGCTTGCCTCTCCACACCTGCATCGCCTGACTTAGCTGCAGGCTTCCACGGGCAGTCCACACTCCAACAG GAAGCCATGGATATACAGCATGAAAGTGCAGATCCAATCAGTTTACCTGACCCAGATCCCTCCAACCTAAGTGCCAGTCATTTCATCGAGCCAGCACTTGTACAG ACTCCCATGGATATTGGTGAGGAGAGTGAAGCACAGGCCAGCATCGCCACACCAGGTCCATCCGGCCAAGTTGCTGGTATTCAATGGGAGCCGGCCCATGAGCAG GAATTACAAAGGCCAGAAGACATGCCGGCACCATTTGAAacaccaagaaaaagaaagcaggcaaAG GTCGACACCCCTGAAAAGGCTTTTTTGCGAGCTCGCACAGCAAGACTTGCCTCAGAGCAGCAAAGATCAAGGAAAGCAATCAAAAGACTTCAGCAGTCCAAGAGGCGCCTTAAAAAACAAAATGCCGAATTGAAATCAGTTTTGAAAACACTAACCAAAGAAAACATTTTGCTCAGAGAGCAGGTTTCAGTGCTTGACACTCTAG agtgcaccatCGCCATGCACCCATATGGTGTAGCGCTCGGCTTCGACATCCTTCGACACGACTCATCCGTGTCTAGCACAGCGGAGGCTTGGTAA